From Hymenobacter sedentarius, a single genomic window includes:
- a CDS encoding Y-family DNA polymerase — MANSTNMFALVDCNNFYVSCERAFQPSLEGKPVVVLSNNDGCIVSRSAEAKALGIPMGEPLFKIRPLVEQHGVQALSSNYALYGDMSGRVMGYLASMAPELEVYSIDEAFLSLHGMARWHGPLDTYARQIRSEVRRRTHIPTCIGLAPTKTLAKLANRVAKKDPSLGGVLLLDSNERRQWALERVPVEDVWGIGRQYATKLHSMGITTAAGLARCSEAIARKHLGGVVGARLVRELQGYPCHQLNPSEDGSLARQSIACTRTFGRPLAQFEDVLGAVAAFASRAAEKLRRQGSAASLLTVFLSQNRFGNAPPPHTRSAQVTLPVSTSNTTELVRFARALLGRLWQPGTVYTKAGVILDGFEQGGQEQLSLFAPDGGERVERLMRKLDALNARYGIGSVQVAAVLGAHPGKAPWKGQQQRRTPAYTTCWDELWQVG, encoded by the coding sequence ATGGCAAACTCCACGAACATGTTCGCGCTCGTCGATTGCAATAATTTCTATGTCAGCTGTGAACGAGCCTTTCAGCCCAGCTTGGAAGGCAAGCCCGTGGTGGTGTTGAGCAACAACGATGGCTGCATCGTGTCCCGCTCGGCGGAGGCGAAAGCGCTCGGCATCCCCATGGGGGAGCCCCTGTTTAAGATTCGACCTCTGGTGGAGCAGCACGGTGTGCAGGCGCTGTCTTCTAACTACGCTCTTTACGGCGACATGAGCGGGCGCGTAATGGGTTATTTAGCGTCCATGGCCCCGGAGCTGGAAGTCTACTCCATTGACGAAGCCTTTCTCAGCTTGCACGGCATGGCTCGCTGGCACGGGCCCTTGGATACGTACGCCCGACAGATTCGCTCCGAAGTCAGACGCCGTACCCACATTCCCACCTGCATTGGCTTGGCCCCGACCAAAACCCTGGCCAAGCTGGCAAACCGGGTGGCGAAAAAAGATCCCAGCCTGGGAGGGGTATTGCTGCTGGACTCCAACGAGCGGCGGCAGTGGGCCCTGGAGCGAGTGCCCGTGGAGGACGTGTGGGGAATAGGCCGGCAATACGCGACCAAACTCCATAGCATGGGCATTACCACGGCCGCGGGACTGGCCCGATGTTCCGAGGCCATTGCCCGCAAGCATTTGGGTGGAGTAGTGGGCGCCCGGTTGGTACGCGAACTGCAGGGCTACCCGTGTCACCAATTAAATCCCAGCGAAGATGGCAGCCTAGCCCGGCAGAGCATCGCTTGCACCCGAACGTTCGGAAGGCCCTTGGCGCAGTTTGAGGACGTGCTGGGCGCCGTGGCGGCCTTTGCCAGTCGGGCGGCGGAAAAGCTGCGGCGTCAAGGCTCTGCCGCCAGCTTGCTGACTGTCTTTCTCAGCCAGAACCGTTTCGGCAATGCCCCTCCGCCGCACACCCGCTCGGCACAGGTCACGCTGCCCGTTTCCACCAGTAACACCACGGAGCTGGTGCGCTTTGCCCGCGCCTTGTTGGGTCGGCTTTGGCAGCCGGGTACTGTTTACACGAAAGCAGGCGTGATTCTGGACGGTTTCGAGCAGGGGGGGCAGGAGCAATTAAGCTTATTCGCGCCAGATGGCGGGGAGCGTGTCGAACGCCTCATGCGGAAGCTCGATGCCCTCAATGCTCGTTACGGCATAGGGAGTGTACAGGTCGCCGCGGTGCTGGGCGCGCACCCGGGTAAAGCTCCATGGAAGGGCCAGCAACAGCGCCGTACCCCGGCCTATACCACGTGCTGGGATGAATTGTGGCAGGTTGGGTAA
- a CDS encoding LexA family protein — MCRVDILQVAREPVWLIECETAIPAGFPSPAEDERGVPIDLNKILLPHPTHTYLARVNGTSMDGPPSNIPDGALLAIDCALKPQPGQVIVAAVEGEFTVKRLEKRGATYWLVPDNPTFPAVEVRGKEHVQVWGVVTHVVTELINGKLHEHVRARRLQ; from the coding sequence ATGTGTCGCGTTGATATTCTCCAGGTTGCCCGCGAACCCGTGTGGCTCATCGAGTGCGAAACCGCGATTCCCGCGGGCTTTCCTAGCCCCGCCGAGGATGAGCGCGGGGTGCCCATTGACTTGAACAAAATCCTGCTGCCACACCCCACCCACACCTACCTGGCCCGGGTGAACGGCACGAGCATGGATGGTCCGCCCTCGAACATCCCCGACGGGGCCTTGCTTGCCATCGACTGTGCCCTCAAGCCACAGCCCGGGCAGGTCATCGTGGCTGCGGTCGAAGGGGAGTTCACCGTGAAGCGCCTGGAAAAGCGCGGGGCTACCTACTGGCTCGTGCCCGACAATCCCACCTTCCCGGCCGTGGAGGTCCGGGGCAAAGAGCACGTGCAAGTGTGGGGCGTCGTGACCCACGTGGTGACGGAATTAATCAATGGCAAACTCCACGAACATGTTCGCGCTCGTCGATTGCAATAA
- a CDS encoding DNA/RNA non-specific endonuclease: MYHLRFCTLVLALLSTACQKEAVAPTPVPATPALPEHLTLGNPSGATANEAQPTNYLLLKPQYAVSYHRDQGKPNWVSWHLSTTWLGAAARQDDFRADTDLPSTWYKPSATSYTGSGFDRGHNCPSADRTSTVADNSATFLMTNMMPQAPRNNQQTWANLEDYCRTLVGKGNELYIICGSYGRGGTGSNGYATTLDQGRVTVPARCWKVVVVMPAGNDDASRISGTTRVIAIDTPNDNSLNTAWGTYRTTVDAIETATGYDILSAVPVGIQQVIESSIDNGPTS; the protein is encoded by the coding sequence GTGTACCACCTTCGTTTTTGTACTCTCGTTCTGGCCCTGCTGTCAACTGCTTGCCAAAAGGAAGCCGTCGCACCCACTCCGGTTCCAGCTACTCCTGCACTCCCCGAGCACCTTACGCTGGGAAATCCAAGTGGGGCCACCGCCAACGAAGCGCAGCCTACTAATTACTTGCTGTTAAAACCGCAGTACGCCGTTTCTTACCACCGGGACCAAGGCAAGCCCAATTGGGTGAGCTGGCACCTGAGCACTACCTGGCTGGGCGCGGCAGCCCGCCAAGATGATTTCAGGGCGGACACGGACCTTCCGTCAACGTGGTACAAGCCCAGCGCGACCAGCTACACGGGGTCGGGCTTTGACCGAGGCCACAACTGCCCCTCGGCAGACCGCACCAGTACCGTTGCGGATAACTCGGCCACGTTCCTCATGACGAACATGATGCCACAGGCCCCGCGCAATAACCAGCAAACCTGGGCCAACCTGGAGGACTACTGCCGCACCTTAGTGGGTAAAGGCAACGAGCTCTACATCATCTGCGGCTCCTACGGCCGCGGCGGTACCGGCTCCAATGGCTACGCCACCACTCTTGACCAGGGCCGCGTCACCGTGCCGGCCCGTTGCTGGAAGGTCGTGGTGGTTATGCCTGCTGGGAACGACGATGCGTCACGCATTAGCGGCACAACCCGGGTGATTGCCATTGATACGCCTAATGACAATTCGCTCAACACCGCATGGGGAACATACCGTACCACCGTTGACGCCATTGAAACAGCCACGGGCTACGATATTCTATCGGCCGTTCCAGTAGGCATCCAGCAGGTCATAGAGAGCAGTATCGACAATGGTCCCACCAGTTAA
- a CDS encoding AAA family ATPase — protein sequence MRVLNITMSNFLCYYGENNRIVFTDGLNLILGANGYGKSKLYDAFQWVFNDYITNEALAPAVRYTSELGKALINERALAEAEKDAKISCEVCIEVSRGAGNTFQLIRRLYVVKSNENEFKAATTSQFIVRKKDVLEFKPLSEADAKLERDRLIPAEVMPYLWFQGERGVSNIIDTSRRESLKQIVNRMSDTQKWDDFIDITKQAYSIADKEFNQALNSDSTQRLKAKEYQEQQTAAQQNLEAVETELTEVEKNLDMAAQKHENIAGQLAAAQKINDLKKDRDVLGASLRIATTRYENLKLGFAKRLFTDSWLLTGTDDLVDQFEQKYNDYETIVRDRKVAAQVAYNEAEREQTRLPEGVPDRNTVQLMLHDEHCQVCDRPAPKGSEPFLAIEKLLEKPKPIKPLETTPNIAKELRELYRAGMNMQGKYSKAPEQIRATYLEQFSLEGEMRDLEDQIKSVEEAISTEVINSGLEEKDAAGMLKSIRSANDDTHTFSAQAEKLRTAREKYTTQLNDIKNGLTKLSVDVKMDPKLAQKRKMLDDLRELAIRMKSTQYKKLIHQLEETANQHFKEMNEPTGAFYGTIKFVPDGDGYMPQIHDDAGRRVDNLNTSQTSSSKLAIIMAIVTANQTRGLADQYPLIADAPISDFDAVKARAFLAQTARAFGQSIVIVKDFLDADPTQTGQYQADTVRLAQIKQDVEAAGKTLNIYQLTIPAGQTAQNRKNLSVQITPLAI from the coding sequence ATGCGCGTCCTCAACATCACCATGAGTAATTTTCTCTGCTACTACGGAGAAAATAACCGGATTGTATTCACCGATGGGCTCAACCTAATACTAGGGGCCAACGGCTACGGTAAAAGCAAGCTATATGACGCTTTTCAGTGGGTATTCAACGACTATATCACAAATGAGGCTTTGGCACCGGCAGTCAGGTATACCAGTGAGCTGGGAAAAGCGCTTATTAATGAGCGGGCGCTTGCTGAAGCCGAAAAAGATGCCAAAATCTCCTGCGAGGTTTGTATTGAAGTGTCCCGTGGGGCTGGTAACACATTCCAACTCATCCGGCGCCTATACGTCGTAAAAAGTAATGAAAATGAGTTTAAAGCTGCCACAACTAGCCAATTCATAGTCAGGAAGAAAGACGTTCTGGAATTCAAGCCCTTGAGCGAAGCCGACGCCAAACTGGAGCGTGATAGACTTATCCCCGCTGAAGTAATGCCTTATCTCTGGTTTCAGGGGGAGCGTGGCGTCAGTAACATCATTGATACTTCACGCCGCGAATCGTTGAAGCAGATTGTCAATAGAATGTCCGACACGCAGAAGTGGGACGATTTTATCGACATAACAAAGCAGGCCTACTCGATAGCGGATAAAGAATTCAACCAGGCGCTTAATAGTGATTCAACCCAACGCTTAAAAGCCAAGGAATATCAAGAGCAGCAAACGGCCGCTCAGCAAAATCTCGAAGCAGTTGAGACAGAGCTAACGGAGGTGGAGAAGAATTTGGATATGGCCGCTCAAAAGCACGAGAACATTGCTGGGCAGTTGGCCGCCGCGCAAAAAATAAATGACCTGAAAAAAGACCGTGACGTGCTTGGCGCGTCACTTCGCATAGCAACAACTCGCTATGAGAATCTTAAGCTAGGCTTTGCAAAACGCTTATTTACAGACTCATGGTTGCTAACGGGTACCGACGATTTGGTCGACCAGTTTGAGCAGAAGTACAATGATTATGAGACAATCGTAAGAGATAGAAAAGTGGCGGCTCAGGTGGCTTACAATGAAGCGGAGCGTGAGCAAACGCGCTTGCCCGAAGGTGTGCCAGACCGGAATACTGTGCAACTCATGCTGCATGATGAGCACTGCCAAGTGTGTGACCGGCCCGCACCAAAGGGCTCAGAACCATTTCTGGCAATAGAAAAATTGTTGGAAAAGCCTAAGCCAATTAAGCCACTCGAAACAACACCCAATATCGCAAAAGAGCTACGTGAATTGTACCGGGCAGGCATGAATATGCAGGGCAAGTACAGCAAGGCACCTGAGCAGATTCGTGCCACCTATCTTGAACAATTCAGTCTGGAAGGTGAAATGCGCGATTTGGAAGACCAAATCAAATCTGTAGAAGAAGCCATTTCCACGGAAGTGATTAACAGCGGCTTAGAGGAAAAGGACGCTGCCGGAATGCTGAAATCAATCCGGTCGGCCAATGATGACACTCATACTTTTTCCGCACAAGCAGAAAAGCTGCGCACTGCCCGCGAGAAATACACAACGCAACTGAATGACATTAAAAACGGACTCACAAAGCTCTCGGTAGATGTCAAGATGGACCCTAAACTGGCGCAGAAACGGAAAATGCTAGATGACCTGCGCGAGTTAGCTATTCGCATGAAATCCACGCAATACAAAAAGCTTATCCATCAACTAGAAGAAACAGCTAATCAGCACTTCAAAGAGATGAATGAGCCCACAGGCGCTTTTTATGGCACTATCAAATTTGTGCCGGATGGGGATGGCTACATGCCGCAGATTCACGATGATGCAGGCCGGCGAGTTGACAATCTGAATACGTCTCAGACCAGCTCTTCGAAGTTGGCAATCATCATGGCCATCGTCACAGCAAACCAAACCCGAGGGTTAGCTGACCAATACCCATTGATTGCAGACGCACCGATTTCAGATTTTGATGCTGTGAAAGCGCGAGCATTCTTAGCTCAGACTGCTCGCGCCTTCGGGCAGAGCATTGTCATTGTTAAGGATTTCCTGGATGCTGACCCTACACAAACAGGGCAATACCAAGCGGACACTGTTCGGCTCGCTCAAATCAAGCAGGACGTTGAGGCAGCAGGCAAAACACTTAATATCTACCAATTGACGATTCCAGCGGGTCAGACTGCCCAAAACCGCAAAAATCTATCTGTACAAATCACCCCGCTTGCTATCTAA
- a CDS encoding DEAD/DEAH box helicase family protein, with product MLKDIRFPRGEEYRSGTDNEPFAFYLESLVESKRLDLLLGYFSSSAINVLALGFAKFISNGGQVRLIINHVLSSQDKAAVLKGLAAGEENDQFSVEDFHGLKNALDKYGQHFFDCIAWLIGQKRIQIRAIKPMGRRGIAHYKSGIFYDGTDKVKFKGSCNFTASGLLENLEELDLKLSWKSERDAFADYEQDYNQIFAGQTDYAALIPFDKIEEVILREYGGKDLDELLIDEQQLLEQKAKQKHNEKTQRVLETIMQKIEAYRASPRFPFDGEPRQYQEEAYQNWVANGHHGIFAMATGTGKTITALNCVLHEYAASQQYQVIILVPTTILVEQWEKEAKKFNFKIVIKASSRNPGWKNELSEIRNRQLAGVPSSYVIVSTYRTFANPEFQAFVSSVGETAILVADEAHNVGAPSVAANFEQLKIQKLIGLSATPKRLYDEDGSGKMELFFHDKAPYTYSFTMQRAIEEGILCKYYYYPRVVELTPEEMVEYTEISAKLASLHDRATKDASAQRNYEMLLMQRKRIIHKATNKLKAFEEILERVKASETGLKYMLVYAPEGYYEDDEVATESYPDVEDSSRIISYYSNAVRQVSPTTHVAQYISDSANKDHILKSFEEGDIDVLLSMKCLDEGVDIPRTEQAIFCSSTGNPRQFIQRRGRILRRHADKRFAKIHDLVVVPSSVPTGSTFDLERNMVRKELERVVDFAYMALNKYEAIEAVQSVCRRYGINPDTLDPYSSHTNE from the coding sequence ATGCTGAAAGATATCAGGTTTCCACGAGGAGAAGAATATCGCTCTGGCACCGATAATGAGCCATTTGCCTTCTACCTCGAAAGTTTGGTAGAAAGCAAGCGACTTGATTTGCTGTTGGGCTATTTCAGTTCATCGGCAATCAATGTGTTGGCATTAGGATTCGCTAAGTTTATCAGCAATGGCGGGCAGGTCAGGCTGATAATTAACCATGTGCTTTCATCACAGGATAAAGCAGCCGTGCTTAAAGGGCTTGCTGCAGGTGAGGAGAACGACCAATTTTCAGTCGAAGACTTTCACGGCTTGAAAAACGCCCTGGATAAATATGGGCAGCATTTCTTTGATTGCATCGCCTGGCTGATAGGGCAAAAGCGTATCCAAATCAGAGCAATCAAGCCAATGGGCAGGCGCGGAATTGCTCATTATAAATCGGGCATATTCTATGACGGCACTGACAAAGTAAAATTCAAAGGCTCATGCAATTTTACCGCCTCTGGGCTGCTGGAAAACCTGGAAGAGCTTGACCTAAAATTGTCCTGGAAATCAGAGCGCGATGCCTTTGCGGATTACGAACAGGATTACAACCAGATTTTTGCAGGGCAGACCGACTACGCCGCGCTGATTCCATTCGACAAGATTGAAGAAGTCATACTGCGGGAGTATGGGGGCAAAGATTTAGACGAACTGCTGATAGATGAGCAACAGCTGCTAGAACAAAAGGCGAAGCAAAAGCACAACGAAAAGACGCAACGAGTATTGGAAACGATTATGCAAAAGATAGAAGCGTACCGTGCCTCCCCTCGTTTCCCTTTCGATGGCGAGCCGCGGCAGTATCAGGAAGAGGCTTATCAAAACTGGGTTGCCAACGGGCACCACGGCATTTTTGCAATGGCCACGGGCACGGGCAAAACCATAACTGCTCTCAATTGCGTGTTGCACGAGTACGCTGCAAGTCAGCAGTACCAGGTAATCATCTTGGTACCTACTACCATATTAGTGGAGCAGTGGGAAAAGGAAGCCAAAAAATTCAACTTTAAAATAGTTATCAAGGCGTCGTCCCGGAATCCTGGTTGGAAGAATGAACTAAGCGAAATCAGGAATAGACAGCTGGCGGGTGTGCCGTCTTCCTACGTCATTGTTTCGACTTACCGGACATTTGCCAATCCCGAGTTTCAGGCATTCGTAAGTTCAGTTGGTGAAACGGCAATTTTAGTAGCGGATGAGGCCCACAACGTCGGGGCACCGAGCGTAGCCGCAAATTTTGAGCAGCTTAAGATTCAGAAGCTGATTGGCCTTTCCGCTACACCAAAGCGCCTGTATGACGAGGACGGGTCGGGCAAAATGGAATTGTTCTTCCACGATAAAGCACCCTACACATACAGCTTTACAATGCAGCGGGCCATTGAAGAGGGTATCCTATGTAAGTATTATTACTACCCACGGGTAGTAGAGCTGACGCCGGAAGAAATGGTGGAGTATACCGAAATATCCGCTAAGCTGGCTTCACTTCACGACCGGGCTACCAAGGATGCTTCCGCGCAACGTAATTACGAGATGCTGCTTATGCAACGGAAGCGCATTATCCACAAAGCGACCAACAAGCTTAAGGCATTTGAGGAAATCCTTGAACGAGTAAAAGCTTCCGAAACAGGACTAAAATACATGCTGGTGTACGCCCCGGAAGGATATTATGAGGATGACGAAGTGGCCACGGAGTCCTATCCAGATGTTGAGGATTCTAGCCGGATAATTAGCTACTATTCCAACGCAGTGCGGCAAGTTTCGCCTACTACTCACGTCGCGCAGTACATCAGTGATTCGGCAAACAAGGACCACATCCTGAAAAGCTTTGAGGAGGGAGATATTGACGTGCTACTCTCTATGAAGTGCTTGGATGAAGGGGTCGATATTCCGCGCACTGAACAAGCGATTTTCTGCTCTAGCACGGGCAACCCTCGGCAATTTATCCAGCGGCGTGGCCGCATTCTGCGACGGCACGCCGACAAACGGTTTGCGAAGATTCACGACCTAGTGGTGGTGCCGAGCAGTGTACCGACAGGCTCAACTTTTGACCTGGAGCGGAACATGGTGAGGAAGGAGTTGGAACGGGTGGTAGATTTTGCCTACATGGCACTAAACAAGTACGAAGCCATTGAAGCGGTGCAAAGCGTGTGCCGCCGTTACGGAATTAACCCTGATACCCTTGACCCTTATTCTTCACACACCAATGAGTAG
- a CDS encoding DNA sulfur modification protein DndB, with the protein MKALKKPTKSSAQTTTLAKSTASQSAAGRLILPCLRGRIGDWIYYSTLLPFKEIAKRVSMADEIHKNKQLSHWIQREISDRIPEIVSYLREQEQRFFNSIIVGIYGGKPAWQGLSIDMKDLKLTEEESDYLDKTFGILRLTGKEEMFAIDGQHRTAAIKDAIAVASELETEEVPVIFVAHRTDYEGEIRTRRLFSTLNRYAKPVSTSEIIALDEEDNAAILTRKLIEQSSIFTDKIAFNKNKSLSLSNKNDFTNIILLYEIVITLLTDKIFIKSLPIGGEKYASFVSRRLSEDKLTKIYDGLVSEFEEIINGLPFLRTFFEGGTIDRKANTTNLIFRPIGQIVFFNTYRIAKHHKKENLVIKYFSNDGFNLNHPVWNKLFVDPGTKNTVVTQQVQRAAILLLLSKFNIPFSGTPKDKELINNLSIDVTSL; encoded by the coding sequence ATGAAAGCCTTGAAAAAGCCTACTAAAAGTTCTGCACAAACAACCACTTTAGCCAAGAGCACCGCTAGCCAAAGCGCTGCTGGAAGGCTTATACTTCCATGTTTGAGAGGAAGAATAGGGGATTGGATTTACTATTCAACGCTTTTGCCATTTAAAGAAATAGCGAAGCGCGTTTCAATGGCTGATGAAATACACAAAAACAAGCAACTCAGCCATTGGATTCAACGAGAAATTAGTGATAGAATACCAGAGATAGTCAGTTATTTACGTGAACAAGAACAGCGCTTTTTCAACTCAATCATAGTTGGAATATACGGTGGGAAGCCTGCATGGCAAGGCTTGTCTATCGATATGAAAGATTTGAAGTTAACTGAAGAGGAAAGCGATTATTTAGATAAAACATTTGGCATTCTTCGTTTAACGGGTAAGGAGGAAATGTTTGCAATTGATGGTCAGCATAGAACGGCTGCCATAAAAGACGCTATTGCAGTTGCCTCAGAGTTAGAAACAGAAGAAGTTCCGGTAATATTCGTAGCCCACCGCACTGATTACGAAGGCGAAATCCGCACACGCAGGCTTTTTTCAACACTTAATCGCTACGCAAAACCGGTCTCAACTAGTGAAATAATTGCACTAGATGAGGAAGATAATGCTGCGATATTGACGCGTAAATTGATTGAGCAATCCTCAATATTCACGGATAAAATTGCTTTCAATAAAAACAAAAGCCTCAGCCTTAGTAATAAAAATGACTTCACCAATATAATTCTCTTGTATGAAATAGTCATTACACTTTTAACCGATAAAATATTTATAAAATCATTGCCAATCGGCGGGGAGAAGTACGCTTCGTTTGTAAGTAGAAGATTATCGGAGGATAAGCTCACGAAAATTTATGATGGCCTCGTAAGTGAATTCGAAGAAATAATCAATGGGTTGCCATTTCTTCGTACGTTCTTCGAAGGCGGCACTATTGACCGTAAGGCAAATACCACTAACCTTATATTTAGGCCTATTGGGCAAATAGTATTTTTTAACACTTATAGGATTGCTAAACACCACAAAAAAGAGAATTTAGTCATTAAGTATTTTTCTAATGATGGGTTTAACTTGAACCATCCCGTTTGGAATAAGCTATTTGTAGACCCTGGTACAAAGAATACAGTTGTAACTCAGCAGGTCCAACGAGCAGCAATTCTATTGCTTTTAAGCAAGTTCAACATTCCATTTAGCGGCACGCCTAAGGATAAGGAACTCATTAATAATTTGTCAATTGATGTAACCTCTTTATAG
- a CDS encoding GIY-YIG nuclease family protein — MAKKAPLAKKAPVAKKASAPKKAPYDLDFGERGTLKDHRKAFFLYPVFWKETTNPLPSHIKWKRVKFTKSNLKSIPLVRGIYCFVVCPEVGLFFDTSYLFYVGKTDRTLNVRFEEYLADQDGKGKPRIKVFEMLKQYDGFLYFYYTELRSAAEVKRVEEKLINTFVPRVNTQIPRTKVKEELKYLYEI; from the coding sequence ATGGCAAAGAAAGCCCCTTTAGCAAAGAAAGCTCCCGTAGCGAAAAAGGCATCTGCACCAAAGAAAGCTCCTTATGACCTTGATTTCGGAGAGCGTGGCACTCTGAAAGACCACAGAAAGGCATTTTTCCTTTATCCAGTATTTTGGAAGGAAACTACTAATCCTTTGCCTTCACACATTAAATGGAAACGAGTAAAATTCACCAAAAGCAATCTTAAAAGTATCCCATTAGTGAGAGGTATTTATTGCTTTGTAGTGTGTCCTGAGGTAGGCCTGTTTTTTGACACTAGTTATCTGTTTTACGTTGGCAAAACAGATAGAACGCTTAATGTAAGGTTCGAAGAATACCTTGCTGACCAAGATGGCAAAGGAAAACCTCGAATTAAAGTTTTCGAGATGCTTAAGCAATATGATGGCTTCTTATACTTCTACTACACTGAACTACGGTCTGCGGCAGAAGTTAAAAGAGTTGAAGAGAAATTGATTAACACTTTTGTACCAAGGGTAAATACGCAGATTCCAAGAACGAAAGTAAAGGAGGAGCTTAAATATCTTTACGAGATTTAA
- a CDS encoding phosphoadenosine phosphosulfate reductase family protein, protein MTKPTRHLLGISGGKDSAALAIYLRHKHPELQLEYYFCDTGKELPETYTLISNLENYLGQKVTRLEAAEESPEDSFDHFVKVYGGYLPSSSARWCTKKLKLEPFEKFVGNDPVVSYVGIRGDEDREGYISRKPNIQSIFPFRRNIWSEDVVQKVLQNDAMARLRGLYEELSEPVQLARVVALAETPLSRGFTQAQKLNALLDADTRLFNKVVFGMLRGTAYPLAKASAFSLLDNEDNLIRSDIFRLLRESGVGVPAYYEKITFEVDGQKGEYARSRSGCFFCFFQQKIEWVWLYEQHPELFERALAYERDGYTWMEESLTDLIKPARLRQIKLDAIGKQRKAKGPASPYLLDILDDEEEVGCASCFI, encoded by the coding sequence ATGACTAAGCCCACACGGCATCTACTCGGCATTTCCGGCGGCAAGGACAGCGCGGCGCTGGCCATTTACCTACGGCATAAGCATCCGGAGCTGCAACTTGAATACTACTTCTGTGACACCGGAAAAGAATTACCCGAAACGTACACGCTAATAAGCAACCTGGAAAACTACCTGGGGCAGAAGGTAACACGCTTGGAAGCAGCGGAGGAAAGCCCGGAAGATTCCTTTGACCACTTCGTAAAGGTGTACGGTGGATACCTGCCTTCATCAAGCGCCCGTTGGTGTACTAAGAAACTGAAGCTAGAGCCGTTTGAGAAGTTCGTAGGCAATGACCCCGTAGTTTCTTATGTAGGCATCCGCGGCGATGAGGACCGGGAAGGCTATATCTCGCGCAAACCTAACATACAGTCAATTTTCCCCTTCCGGCGCAACATCTGGAGCGAAGACGTAGTGCAGAAGGTTCTGCAAAACGATGCCATGGCGCGCCTGCGCGGGCTGTACGAGGAGTTAAGCGAACCGGTGCAGTTGGCACGAGTGGTGGCCTTAGCGGAAACGCCGTTATCGCGGGGGTTCACGCAGGCTCAGAAGCTTAATGCCTTACTCGATGCCGACACTCGCTTGTTTAATAAGGTCGTGTTTGGGATGCTGCGCGGTACTGCCTATCCACTAGCCAAAGCTTCTGCGTTCTCACTACTCGATAACGAAGACAACCTCATCAGGTCCGATATCTTCCGATTGTTACGCGAAAGCGGGGTGGGCGTGCCAGCTTATTATGAGAAAATAACATTTGAGGTTGACGGGCAAAAGGGCGAATATGCCCGTAGTCGCTCGGGCTGCTTTTTCTGCTTCTTCCAGCAAAAGATTGAATGGGTTTGGCTTTATGAGCAACACCCGGAACTGTTCGAGCGGGCCCTTGCCTATGAGCGGGACGGATATACTTGGATGGAAGAGTCGTTGACTGACTTAATCAAGCCAGCGCGTCTGCGTCAAATCAAGCTTGACGCTATTGGCAAGCAGCGCAAAGCGAAAGGTCCTGCAAGCCCCTACCTGTTGGATATTTTGGATGATGAGGAAGAGGTAGGTTGTGCTTCTTGCTTCATATAA